From one Leifsonia sp. Root1293 genomic stretch:
- a CDS encoding phage holin family protein — MVRILIRAAIFLGSAALGLLVASLIIPDFHLHTAGFFVAIVVFALVQALVEWLVRKLTSRQAPVVAGIAGLLSTFVALLVASLVTDGLSFDGVFAWILATVIVWVITALATWLLLKYVLPAPKTASAR; from the coding sequence ATGGTGCGAATCCTGATCCGAGCGGCGATCTTCCTCGGGAGCGCGGCGCTCGGCCTGCTTGTGGCCTCCTTGATCATCCCCGACTTCCACCTGCATACGGCCGGATTCTTCGTGGCCATCGTGGTGTTCGCGCTCGTGCAGGCGCTCGTCGAATGGCTCGTGCGCAAGCTGACGTCGCGTCAGGCGCCTGTCGTCGCAGGGATCGCCGGCCTCCTGTCGACCTTCGTGGCCCTGCTGGTCGCATCGCTGGTCACCGACGGACTGAGCTTCGACGGCGTCTTCGCATGGATCCTGGCCACAGTCATCGTCTGGGTCATCACCGCCCTCGCCACCTGGCTGCTGCTGAAGTACGTGCTCCCGGCGCCGAAGACGGCATCCGCTCGCTGA
- a CDS encoding MFS transporter has protein sequence MNPAARRVQRIYLVLMLGNTLAASLIWGINTLFLLDAGLTNFEAFAANAFFTAGMVLFEVPTGVVADTVGRKASYLLGTVTLAITTAMYWMLWVWHAPFVWWAIVSVLLGLGFTFFSGAVDAWLVDALAFTGFTGSLEGVFGRGLIVTGIAMFTGSVLGGFIAQLTNLGVPFVLRAVVLVIMFIVAALVMKDLGFTPDRSEGPILATRTVLRASIQYGLKKRSVRFMILAAPFASGVGIYAFYALQPYLLELYGDTSAYGIAGLAAAILSLAQVAGGVLAPRVRGMVRKRTTVVISASVASVCLLIALGLNSIFWLALVLLVLWGFVFAVVGPVRQAYLNGMIPSKQRATVLSFDSLFGSAGGVVIQPALGRAADLWGYGTSLVIGGVIELAAIPFLVASRAQNDPSDTAASVSDADPGPVADADPAVPQP, from the coding sequence ATGAACCCCGCCGCCCGCCGCGTCCAGCGCATCTACCTGGTTCTCATGCTGGGCAATACCCTGGCGGCATCGCTCATCTGGGGCATCAACACCCTGTTCCTGCTCGACGCCGGTCTCACGAACTTCGAGGCATTCGCCGCCAACGCCTTCTTCACTGCCGGCATGGTGCTGTTCGAGGTGCCGACCGGAGTGGTCGCCGACACTGTGGGGCGCAAGGCTTCGTACCTGCTCGGCACGGTGACACTCGCCATCACGACAGCCATGTACTGGATGCTCTGGGTGTGGCACGCCCCCTTCGTCTGGTGGGCGATCGTGTCGGTGCTGCTCGGCCTCGGATTCACCTTCTTCTCGGGTGCCGTGGACGCGTGGCTGGTGGATGCGCTCGCGTTCACGGGGTTCACCGGTTCTCTCGAGGGGGTGTTCGGGCGAGGGCTGATCGTGACGGGCATCGCCATGTTCACGGGCTCCGTCCTCGGCGGCTTCATCGCGCAGCTGACGAACCTCGGGGTGCCCTTCGTGCTCCGGGCTGTCGTGCTCGTGATCATGTTCATCGTGGCTGCGCTGGTGATGAAGGATCTCGGCTTCACGCCCGACCGTTCGGAAGGGCCGATCCTGGCGACCCGCACCGTGCTGCGGGCATCCATCCAGTACGGCCTGAAGAAGCGATCGGTGCGCTTCATGATCCTGGCGGCGCCCTTCGCGTCTGGCGTCGGAATCTACGCCTTCTACGCACTGCAGCCGTACCTGCTCGAGCTCTACGGCGACACCAGCGCCTACGGGATCGCGGGTCTCGCGGCCGCCATCCTCTCGCTCGCGCAGGTGGCGGGAGGCGTGCTCGCCCCGCGAGTGCGCGGCATGGTCCGCAAGCGCACGACCGTCGTGATCTCGGCATCCGTCGCCAGTGTCTGCCTGCTCATCGCCCTGGGCCTCAACTCGATCTTCTGGCTGGCCCTGGTGCTGCTGGTGCTCTGGGGCTTCGTCTTCGCCGTCGTCGGCCCGGTGCGCCAGGCCTACCTCAACGGCATGATCCCGTCGAAGCAGCGCGCCACGGTGCTCTCGTTCGATTCCCTGTTCGGCAGCGCCGGCGGCGTCGTCATCCAGCCGGCCCTCGGTCGGGCGGCCGACCTGTGGGGCTACGGCACGTCCCTCGTGATCGGCGGCGTCATCGAACTCGCCGCGATTCCGTTCCTGGTCGCGAGCCGGGCCCAGAACGATCCGTCGGACACGGCGGCCTCGGTGTCGGATGCCGACCCAGGGCCTGTCGCTGATGCCGACCCGGCGGTGCCGCAGCCCTGA
- a CDS encoding sensor histidine kinase has protein sequence MSSSTAAPTAGPGAPAVIEGVEWVRPRPDTHGYRNDAILALVLLVGSAVSLVFYRASGTYADEPWWLALLWAAGMSLPLAARRRFPEIIAVVVSIVYAAGVIGQVAELLISQIVLFISVYTVGAWGRSRLLANITRGLIVVGMFAWLFWQLIFFSAVQDYLPDLERSTDGDGFMSPYIAFGAIQIFTNLLFFWGAWYFGDSAYRAARERAALAQRTAELAGARARAEGQAVALERVRIARELHDVVAHHVSVMGVQAGAARRVVATDPRAASDALSAIEDSARSAVDELHRLLGTLRDDSLDTGAVAMTDAASTHGLAQLPALVGQAEAAGLPAAFTVIGAERPVPATVELTAYRITQEALTNARKHAGAGATADVRLRYLDDALELEVANTGLSTAAGRAHVRGGTGSGLGIIGMLERADAVGGVVEAGPRSRGGWLVRARFPLGIGVGAGAEAAASGREGGA, from the coding sequence ATGAGCTCCTCCACCGCAGCGCCCACCGCCGGCCCCGGAGCGCCCGCGGTCATCGAGGGCGTCGAGTGGGTGCGTCCCAGGCCGGACACCCACGGCTACAGGAACGACGCGATCCTGGCCCTGGTTCTGCTCGTCGGGAGCGCCGTGAGCCTGGTCTTCTACAGGGCGAGCGGCACCTACGCCGACGAACCGTGGTGGCTGGCTCTGCTCTGGGCTGCCGGAATGAGCCTGCCGCTCGCCGCACGCCGCCGGTTCCCCGAGATCATCGCCGTCGTGGTGAGCATCGTCTACGCCGCGGGCGTGATCGGGCAGGTCGCCGAGCTGCTGATCAGCCAGATCGTGCTGTTCATCTCCGTGTACACGGTGGGGGCGTGGGGGCGCAGCCGCCTGCTCGCCAACATCACGCGCGGACTGATCGTGGTGGGCATGTTCGCCTGGCTGTTCTGGCAGCTCATCTTCTTCTCGGCCGTGCAGGACTACCTCCCCGACCTGGAGCGGTCGACCGACGGGGACGGCTTCATGTCGCCCTACATCGCCTTCGGCGCCATCCAGATCTTCACGAACCTCCTGTTCTTCTGGGGCGCCTGGTACTTCGGCGACTCCGCCTACCGCGCCGCCAGGGAGCGGGCCGCCCTCGCGCAACGCACGGCCGAGCTGGCCGGAGCCCGCGCCCGGGCCGAGGGGCAGGCCGTCGCTCTCGAGCGGGTGCGCATCGCCAGGGAGTTGCACGACGTCGTCGCCCACCACGTCTCCGTCATGGGGGTTCAGGCCGGGGCGGCACGTCGCGTCGTCGCGACGGATCCCCGGGCGGCATCCGATGCCCTGAGCGCCATCGAGGACAGCGCGCGCTCAGCGGTCGACGAGCTCCACCGCCTGCTCGGGACCCTGCGCGACGACAGTCTCGACACCGGGGCGGTCGCGATGACGGATGCCGCCAGCACGCACGGGCTGGCTCAGCTGCCGGCGCTCGTCGGCCAGGCCGAGGCGGCCGGACTGCCGGCCGCCTTCACGGTGATCGGTGCCGAACGCCCGGTGCCGGCGACGGTGGAACTCACCGCATACAGGATCACGCAGGAGGCACTCACGAACGCGCGCAAGCACGCCGGCGCCGGGGCGACGGCCGATGTGCGACTGCGCTATCTCGACGACGCTCTCGAGCTCGAGGTCGCGAACACCGGGCTCTCCACCGCGGCCGGGCGGGCGCACGTTCGCGGCGGCACGGGGTCCGGTCTCGGCATCATCGGCATGCTGGAACGCGCCGATGCCGTCGGCGGCGTCGTCGAGGCCGGGCCGCGCAGCCGAGGCGGCTGGCTCGTGCGAGCGCGCTTCCCTCTGGGGATCGGCGTGGGCGCCGGGGCTGAGGCCGCGGCATCCGGACGCGAGGGCGGCGCATGA
- a CDS encoding FAD-dependent oxidoreductase, with protein sequence MISVDELRQLFGPVGTEALEYLAGVVEDIHVPSGEYFAHEGDERALFIVVDGRAEITKIVNGRERVIGVREPGQFFGEVPMTFSTQFPASGRTTQASRIIKLDVRAFYTLAAMAPSVPQKVAVLARRYVDSLQELAAEKPAIEVRLIGPRFDARLHRVAGFLTRNQVSYERVVLDAAVAGASYPVVELANGDRLIAPEMRDLAIAVGLTVEPTATDYDVVILGAGPAGLTAAVNGAAEGLRTVVIESLAPGGQAGTSTRIENYTGFPYGISGDDLASRALAQARRLGAEIVVTRTVEALRPDSNEIVLDGGDVLRSPVVIVATGVDWRTLPLPEVEHFLGNGVYYGAARSDSALAQGAEVCIIGAGNSAGQAAIFFSRHARSVTMLVRGQSLESSMSQYLIDQIGETDAISVETRSEVVALHGESSLTGVDVIDRASGTTTRRAFSIVFVMIGADASTEWLPAAVACDADGFILTGPDAADSPEWTGRRRPFALETSAPGVFAIGDVRSGSVKRVAAGVGEGGMAIAMVHQYLALQRAAEPA encoded by the coding sequence ATGATCTCCGTCGACGAACTCCGCCAGCTCTTCGGCCCCGTGGGAACCGAAGCGCTGGAATACCTGGCCGGCGTGGTGGAGGACATCCACGTGCCATCCGGAGAGTACTTCGCGCACGAGGGCGACGAGCGAGCACTCTTCATCGTGGTGGACGGCCGCGCCGAGATCACCAAGATCGTCAACGGACGGGAGCGCGTGATCGGCGTGCGGGAGCCCGGGCAGTTCTTCGGCGAGGTGCCGATGACGTTCAGCACGCAGTTCCCGGCGAGCGGCCGCACCACGCAGGCGTCGCGCATCATCAAGCTCGACGTGAGGGCGTTCTATACGCTGGCTGCGATGGCTCCGTCGGTTCCGCAAAAGGTGGCCGTCCTCGCTCGACGATACGTCGACTCCCTGCAGGAACTCGCGGCCGAGAAGCCGGCCATCGAGGTGCGCCTGATCGGGCCGCGCTTCGACGCCCGGCTGCACAGGGTCGCTGGATTCCTCACGCGCAACCAGGTGTCCTACGAGCGGGTGGTGCTCGACGCGGCCGTCGCCGGAGCGAGCTATCCCGTGGTCGAGTTGGCGAATGGCGACCGCCTGATCGCCCCCGAGATGCGCGACCTGGCCATCGCCGTGGGGCTCACCGTCGAGCCGACGGCCACGGACTACGACGTCGTGATCCTCGGCGCCGGCCCGGCCGGCCTGACAGCCGCGGTCAACGGCGCCGCCGAGGGCCTGCGCACCGTGGTCATCGAATCCCTCGCCCCGGGTGGCCAGGCCGGCACCTCGACCCGCATCGAGAACTACACCGGCTTCCCCTATGGCATCTCGGGCGACGACCTCGCCAGCCGGGCGCTCGCCCAGGCCCGCCGGTTGGGTGCGGAGATCGTGGTCACACGCACGGTCGAGGCGCTGCGGCCCGACAGCAACGAGATCGTGCTCGACGGAGGTGACGTGTTGCGCTCCCCCGTCGTCATCGTGGCCACCGGAGTCGACTGGAGAACGCTGCCTCTGCCCGAGGTCGAGCACTTCCTGGGCAACGGGGTCTATTACGGCGCAGCGCGCAGCGACTCTGCTCTCGCACAGGGTGCAGAGGTCTGCATCATCGGTGCGGGCAATTCGGCCGGCCAGGCGGCGATCTTCTTCTCGCGGCACGCCCGCTCGGTCACCATGCTGGTGCGCGGTCAGTCGCTCGAATCGAGCATGTCGCAGTACCTGATCGATCAGATCGGTGAGACCGACGCCATCAGCGTCGAGACGCGCAGCGAGGTGGTCGCGCTGCACGGCGAGTCCAGCCTCACCGGTGTCGACGTGATCGACCGGGCATCGGGCACGACGACCCGCAGGGCCTTCTCGATCGTCTTCGTGATGATCGGCGCCGACGCCTCCACGGAGTGGCTCCCGGCAGCCGTCGCCTGCGACGCCGACGGTTTCATCCTCACCGGACCGGATGCCGCAGACTCGCCGGAGTGGACGGGGCGACGTCGCCCCTTCGCCCTCGAGACCAGCGCCCCGGGAGTCTTCGCCATCGGCGACGTCCGCTCCGGGTCGGTCAAGCGGGTGGCGGCAGGAGTCGGCGAGGGCGGGATGGCGATCGCGATGGTGCACCAGTACCTGGCCCTCCAGCGGGCGGCCGAACCGGCGTAG
- a CDS encoding response regulator — protein MIRVLIVDDQALVRGGFRTILASEPGIEVVGEAASGAEAVERTRELRPDVVCMDVQMPGMDGLEATRIITTDAALHSAVLVLTTFNREDYLFTALRAGASGFLLKNSTPEDLIEAVQVIARGEALLSPAVTRRVIAAFGGGSGGGDGGASSGASVEIPHAPEPPTTRSATPATPLTDREQEVLVLLAEGLSNAEIASRIFVGEATVKTHVSKVLQKLGLRDRVHAVVYAYENGVVRPAE, from the coding sequence ATGATCCGGGTGCTGATCGTCGACGACCAGGCTCTGGTGCGCGGAGGATTCCGCACCATCCTCGCCTCGGAGCCGGGCATCGAGGTCGTGGGCGAGGCCGCATCGGGCGCGGAGGCCGTCGAACGCACCCGAGAGCTGCGCCCCGACGTCGTCTGCATGGACGTGCAGATGCCCGGCATGGACGGCCTCGAGGCCACCCGCATCATCACGACGGATGCCGCACTGCACTCGGCGGTGCTCGTGCTCACAACCTTCAACCGCGAGGACTACCTGTTCACGGCGCTGCGGGCCGGAGCCAGCGGCTTCCTCCTCAAGAACTCCACGCCCGAGGACCTCATCGAGGCCGTGCAGGTGATCGCGCGCGGCGAGGCGCTGCTCTCGCCCGCCGTGACCAGGCGTGTGATCGCCGCGTTCGGAGGCGGGAGCGGAGGCGGGGACGGGGGCGCCTCGAGCGGCGCATCCGTTGAGATTCCGCATGCCCCGGAACCGCCGACCACGCGGTCTGCGACACCGGCGACGCCGCTCACCGACCGTGAGCAGGAGGTGCTGGTGCTGCTGGCCGAGGGGCTCTCGAACGCGGAGATCGCCTCCCGCATCTTCGTGGGCGAGGCGACGGTGAAGACCCATGTGTCGAAGGTGCTGCAGAAGCTCGGCCTGCGCGACCGGGTGCACGCGGTCGTCTACGCCTACGAGAACGGCGTGGTGCGGCCCGCCGAGTAG